The sequence GCGAGGCTTTTACCTTTAGCGTCTGGTTGCGTCTGGACCAGGCCAGTGGCGAGCAAGTGGTGCTGGCCCGTCGCGAAGGCACCCAGAATCTGTTGCTGGGCTTGAACCAGGGCATGCCGTTTGTGGAAATCGACGGCCAGCGAGCGGTCTCGACTCAGCCGTTGAATCCGGGGCAATGGCAGCACTTGGCGTTCACCGCCGAGGGCGAAAAAGTCACGCTCTACGTCAATGGGCGCGAAACCGCGAGCCTCGCGGCGGCGGTGCCGGCGTTCAATTCACAAATGGCGATTGGCGCCGACCTGCCAGCGGTAGCCGGTGCGCCTGCCAGCACTTACTTGCCGTTCACCGGCGCCATGGATGAGCTACGCCTGTCCAAGGTCGCGCGTCCTGCCAGCCTGTTGTTGGCTGATGCCAGCGCCCAGGGCGCCGAGTCGAAACTGGTGGTCTATGGCGTCGATGAAGAACAGTCAGGCTTCGGTTTTGGCAGCCTGGGCTTCTTGCTCAAGGCCGTGCCGATAGACGCTTGGGTGATCATCCTGGTGCTGGTGGCGATGATGTTCCAGTCGTGGGTCATCATGTTTCGCAAGAACCGCATGGTCGGCCGGGTCAGCAGTGCCAACGAGCTGTTCCGCGAGCAGTTCGCACAGATCGGTACGCGCCTGGAAATGTTCGCCGACGACCAGCAGTTGGCAGAGCGCCTGAACCATTCTTCGCTGTGGCGCCTGTACCTGGTGGCGGTCAAGGAGATCCGTACCCGCCGCGCTCAGGGCGCTGACACTTCGTCGGTATCAGCGGCGACTATCGAAGCCATCCGCTGCTCCATGGACGGTGTGCGCACCCGCGAGAACCAGCAACTGAGTTCCAAGCTCTCGACCCTGTCCAACGCGATTGCTGGCGGGCCTTACATCGGCCTGCTCGGGACGGTGCTGGGGATCATGGTGGTGTTCCTCGGCACGGCCATGGCCGGTGACGTGAACATCAACGCCATCGCCCCAGGCATGGCGGCGGCCTTGCTGGCCACGGCCATGGGGCTGTTCGTCGCGATCCCCGCGCTGTTTGGCTACAACCGCCTGATTACCCGCAACAAGGAAGTCAGCGCCGACATGCGCGTATTCGTCGACGAGTTCATTACCCGCTTGGCGGAGATGCACGGCGAGAGCCAGTCCAGTGAATCGGCGCATCAACGTGCCCACCACGCCGCCTTGCCGGCCTGAGGAGAACCATCATGGCTTCCGTGAATGCCTCCCACGACGATGACGACGACGCCGCTGTCGACAGCATCAATATCACGCCCCTGGTGGACGTGCTGATGGTGGTGCTGGTGATGTTCATCCTCACCGCTACCGCCCAGGTCTCGGGAATTCAGATCCACCTGCCCAAGGCCAGCGCCTCGGTGTCGTTGTCCGAGGCTAAGACCAAGGCTATTTCGGTGAATGACGGCGGCCAGGTGTTCCTCGACGCCTACCCGGTAACCCTCGGCGAGCTGGAAGAGCGCCTGCGTATCGAGAAAGCGCAGAACCCGGACTTCCCGGTAATCGTGCGCGGCGACGCCATGGTGCAGTACCAGAAGGTGATCGAGGTGCTCGACTTGCTGCGGCGTCTGGAGCTGTCGCAGGTCGGGCTGGTCACCGGCAAACCGAGCCAGGGCTGAGTGATGACTGCACAGATGCCGATCCCGCCTGTACCGGTGAAGAACAAGCCGCTGCTGCGCCCACTGAAGTGGGGCGCAGGTCTGCTGCTGGGTGCCGTGGCCGCCTGGTTTCTCTGGCAATGGGCCAATGACATGAGCGGTGTGCGCCGCGAAGCGCCCAAGGTGCCGATGATTATCCCGTTGCCGCCACCGCCACCGCCACCGCCGGAAAAACCCAAGGAGCCCGAGCCCAAGGTGGAAGAGAAGATCCCCGAGCCGGAACCCACACCTGCACCCGAGGAGGTCAAGCCCGAGGAACAGGCGCCCCCGTCTCCGGCCGACGACCTGGCTAACCCGATGCAGATCGACGGCGATGCCCAGTCCGGCACCGACGGTTTCAACATCGGCGCGGGTAAAGGCGGCGGCATGGCAGGTTCCGGTGGCGGCGGTCTTGGCACCGGAACGTTCAAGCAGTACCTGGCGGGCGTTTTCCAGCGCCTGCTGCGCGAAGACCCCGAGTTGCGCAAGAAGGCCTACACGGTGCAGGCCGACCTGTGGCTGAGCGCGGACGGCGAGGTGACCCGCGTGGAATTGGCCAAATCCAGTGGAGATGCCGATACCGACGCCCAGGTAGTGGCGGCACTGCGGGCTACGCCACGCCTGAAAGAACGTACGCCGGCCTCTCTGACCCTGCCGGTACGCCTGTCCCTCAAGGGCCGGCGACCGGATTGATCGAACCCTTTTTTGCAGTTCTCTACAGGAGTTGTGTGCAGATGATTTCCCATGTGAATCGATTGACCCTGGCGGTCGGCATGGTCATTGCGACCCTGGTCGGCCAGGCGACGGCAGCACCTGCCGCGCCCTCGGAAAACGCCACGATCAACCTGATCCGCCTGCTGGTGCAGCAGGGTGTACTCAAGCAGGAACAGGCCGACGGTCTTATCGCCCAGGCCGAAAAAGAAGCCCAGCAAGCCCGCCAGGCCAGCACCGCCACGGCAGTCGCGGCAGGTCCTGCGACGGCCCCGGGGGATGTGCGGGTGCAGTACGTGCCGGCGGCGGTGCGCGATCAGATTCGCGATCAGGTCAAGGCCGAAGTCATGGCCACCGCCAAACAGGAAAACTGGGCCCAGCCCAATACCTTCCCCGATTGGGTCTCGCGCATCAGCTTCGACGGCGACATTCGCCTGCGGGACGAATCGCGCTACTTCTCCGGCAACAACAGCAATGAAATTGTCGACTACGCCAAGCTCAACGACTCGGGCCCTTACGACGTCAACAAGGACACCAACAGCCGGCTGCCGCCCTTGCTCAACACCCGGCAGGACCGCTCCAACAGCATGCGTCTGCGGGCGCGGTTGGGCATGAAAGCGGTGGTGGCGCCGGACTGGACCGCCGGCATTCGTATCGGCACCGGTTCCGACAACAATCCGGTGTCGACCACCCAGGCCCTCGGTGGCGGCTTTGGCAAAAAGGATATCTGGCTCGACCAAGGCTACCTGACTTGGAAGGTCACCCAAGACCTGACCCTGACCGGTGGACGGTTTGCCAACCCGTTCTTCTCCACCGACATGATGTATTCCAACGACCTCAACTTCGACGGTGTGGCGGCGCTCTTCAACCACAAGCTCAGCAGCGATTGGGACGTGTTCGGCACCCTCGGTGCGTTCCCGGTGGAGTACAGCTCCGACACCGCCAGCAACAATGGCCTGGACAAGGAAGACAGCGACAACAAGTGGCTGTTCGGCGGCCAGATCGGCGCCAACTGGAAGATCAATAACACGAACAGCCTCAAGGGTGCGTTGGCCTACTACCGCTTCGACAGCATCGAAGGCCAGCGTTCCAGCCCTTGTGCACCGTGGGCCGGGCAGCCGAGCTGTGACAGCGACGGCTCGCGCTCGGCCTTCATGCAAAAGGGCAACAGCGTGTTCCTGCTGCGCAATATCAGCGCCAACCCGGCCACGCCTGGCCTGACCCCGCAGCCACAGTACGTGGGCCTGGCCTCCAAGTTCGACGTGCTGGACCTCAACCTGGTCTGGGACAGCGAGCTGGCGAACGACTTCAAGCTGCGCAGTCAGACCAACTTCATTCACAACCTGGCCTACGACAAGGGCGAGATGCTCAAGCGCAGCGAAGGCGAGATCGTCAACAACATCAACCGCGATGGCCAGTTCGAAAGCGGCGCCAACGCGATGATGGTGCAGTTCACCCTGGGCCGCGCGCTGGAGATGAAAAAGGCCGGCGACTGGAACGTATTGGCGGGCTACAAGTACATCCAGCCGGACGCCTTGCCCGATGGTTTCAACGACTCTTCATTCCACCTCGGTGGTACCAACGCCAAGGGCTATTTCATCGGCGGCAACTACGGCATCGACAAGAACATCTACGCCAGTGCTCGTTGGCTCAGCGCCTCCGAAGTGTATGGCGCACCGTTTGAAGTCGACGTCATGCAACTGGAACTCAACACGCGCTTCTGACGCGCAGGGAGACACCCCATGAACACGCGAATTTGCGGCCTGTTACTGGTGATTGGCAGCCTGGCCGCCACCGGCGCCTCGGCCGAGGGCATGGAGGAGCGCCTGCGCACTCAACTGCGTAGCACCACCGCCCAGTTGCAGGCCTTGCAAAG is a genomic window of Pseudomonas sp. ADAK18 containing:
- a CDS encoding putative porin; the encoded protein is MISHVNRLTLAVGMVIATLVGQATAAPAAPSENATINLIRLLVQQGVLKQEQADGLIAQAEKEAQQARQASTATAVAAGPATAPGDVRVQYVPAAVRDQIRDQVKAEVMATAKQENWAQPNTFPDWVSRISFDGDIRLRDESRYFSGNNSNEIVDYAKLNDSGPYDVNKDTNSRLPPLLNTRQDRSNSMRLRARLGMKAVVAPDWTAGIRIGTGSDNNPVSTTQALGGGFGKKDIWLDQGYLTWKVTQDLTLTGGRFANPFFSTDMMYSNDLNFDGVAALFNHKLSSDWDVFGTLGAFPVEYSSDTASNNGLDKEDSDNKWLFGGQIGANWKINNTNSLKGALAYYRFDSIEGQRSSPCAPWAGQPSCDSDGSRSAFMQKGNSVFLLRNISANPATPGLTPQPQYVGLASKFDVLDLNLVWDSELANDFKLRSQTNFIHNLAYDKGEMLKRSEGEIVNNINRDGQFESGANAMMVQFTLGRALEMKKAGDWNVLAGYKYIQPDALPDGFNDSSFHLGGTNAKGYFIGGNYGIDKNIYASARWLSASEVYGAPFEVDVMQLELNTRF
- a CDS encoding biopolymer transporter ExbD, encoding MASVNASHDDDDDAAVDSINITPLVDVLMVVLVMFILTATAQVSGIQIHLPKASASVSLSEAKTKAISVNDGGQVFLDAYPVTLGELEERLRIEKAQNPDFPVIVRGDAMVQYQKVIEVLDLLRRLELSQVGLVTGKPSQG
- a CDS encoding DUF2341 domain-containing protein — encoded protein: MQRLFLSLLICLGFVLPATAHAWWQDDWHYRKQISVDTTAQGAAISQALGRTALLVRLHTGNFTFDGVKDDGSDLRFVSADDKTVFNHQIESFDPLMGMALIWVDVPKVEGAQRQDLWMYYGNQKAAATANGQLTFDPNYTALYHFDGSNGMPPRDTTAYGNTALNATGASIDGVIGRALQFSGQPLLLPASPSLQHNAGEAFTFSVWLRLDQASGEQVVLARREGTQNLLLGLNQGMPFVEIDGQRAVSTQPLNPGQWQHLAFTAEGEKVTLYVNGRETASLAAAVPAFNSQMAIGADLPAVAGAPASTYLPFTGAMDELRLSKVARPASLLLADASAQGAESKLVVYGVDEEQSGFGFGSLGFLLKAVPIDAWVIILVLVAMMFQSWVIMFRKNRMVGRVSSANELFREQFAQIGTRLEMFADDQQLAERLNHSSLWRLYLVAVKEIRTRRAQGADTSSVSAATIEAIRCSMDGVRTRENQQLSSKLSTLSNAIAGGPYIGLLGTVLGIMVVFLGTAMAGDVNINAIAPGMAAALLATAMGLFVAIPALFGYNRLITRNKEVSADMRVFVDEFITRLAEMHGESQSSESAHQRAHHAALPA
- a CDS encoding energy transducer TonB; its protein translation is MTAQMPIPPVPVKNKPLLRPLKWGAGLLLGAVAAWFLWQWANDMSGVRREAPKVPMIIPLPPPPPPPPEKPKEPEPKVEEKIPEPEPTPAPEEVKPEEQAPPSPADDLANPMQIDGDAQSGTDGFNIGAGKGGGMAGSGGGGLGTGTFKQYLAGVFQRLLREDPELRKKAYTVQADLWLSADGEVTRVELAKSSGDADTDAQVVAALRATPRLKERTPASLTLPVRLSLKGRRPD